One Kazachstania africana CBS 2517 chromosome 9, complete genome genomic region harbors:
- the BPT1 gene encoding ATP-binding cassette bilirubin transporter BPT1 (similar to Saccharomyces cerevisiae BPT1 (YLL015W); ancestral locus Anc_4.52) encodes MNSISCPYGYRPYPGPSINALNPCFLALCSSVQSVFFIMVGFIQLVKLFRTRKCPPDVHFGMFKFRKLSRRHILHLSSICFQITLVLLQLFEVLYSESYPPIIVWALSLKFLFTLCVSLPTQYLEYFKSICSIGNQLFYYFIEIFFLLFQVVQRSAHNPDDRFNVIKGNVGQVTDILLLLNTAGIFLYDVAFYESAPEIRCYYEKNNWYPEVHIFANLTYTWMNKLIVETYNNGKLKDPENLPLPPIDLDIRSISDNFQSKWENEKWNGSSSLLKAILKTFGLTMLGAMFFETIKDLLSIVEAQLLRLFIMCFNTDASLYYPVLHGVFIAVALFLTSVVSTMLNNRFYIIIFQAGLGIRGSLMTLVYKKALNLSLAARQDFSTGDIINFSSVDVLRIQRFFENSQTIIGAPIQIVVVLFSLYFLLGNAIIAGLVMMVIMLPVNSYLSKKVKTLTKTQMKYKDARIKTITEILNSMKSIKLYAWEKPMMQKLDHVRNDLEIGNLKKIGIASNLIYFAWNCVPLLVTCSTFGIFTLISDEPLTPELVFPALSLFNILNEAIYAIPSTINTMIEVTVSLNRLKKFLLSEELDRSFIEQTGKPANEYIPAVEIENATFLWKSQAQLINSENDDSEANIETTQVALKNIDHFTASPKSLTCVIGKVGSGKTTLLKAILGQLPCISGSKESISPKLSIRGESIAYCPQEAWIMNDTIKENILFGHKFDETYYTLTVAACELLADFDILPDGDQTLVGEKGISLSGGQKARVSLARAVYSRADIYLLDDILSAVDAGVSKKIVENVLDSNSGLLRNKTVILSTNTVSVLKHSQLIYALENGIIVERGNYNDIIESANSDDESKISALLKQFDVSLAKRESSNLSLTSKSQTAIPQDSTTKSDLIEDVDNEMSSLEDVSSRRASLATLRQRPLIRKNNPERKTKLEAEKTAVGSVKMSVYITYAKACGITGVFLFFIFLILSRIFDLCETFWLKHWSEVNKNRGSNEDVWKFVAVYALIGLGSAAFNIFRTIIMLLYCSIRGSKTLHDSMAKAIIRSPVQFFETTPIGRVINRFSSDIDSVDVNLQNVFSIFFRSILDYILTVILVSVAMPWFLLFNALIMIIYFYYEKLYIVQSRELKRLTSIAYSPIISLMSETLGGQMVISAYNHSKMFKFMNIERVQYNLNVLFTFRSTNRWLSIRLQSIGAFIILCTGLLALTTLRTSSPIGSGLIGLLMSYVLQVTSALTWIVRSTVQIETNIVSVERILEYCHLPPEAEDIIDSNRVERDWPQRGSIEFKNYTTTYRANLSPVLKNISVTINPSEKVGIVGRTGAGKSTLSLALFRILEAAEGTIFIDGVDISRIGLTDLRGNMAIIPQDAQAFEGTVRSNLDPFQKHTDVELWNVIELSHLKPHVLRMAEDDNLSGNLSGLDAKINENGSNLSVGQRQLLCLARALLNQSKVLVLDEATAAVDVETDKIIQETIRTQFKDRTILTIAHRLDTIMDNDKILVLDAGGVKEFDSPKNLLSDESTLFYQLCDKGNYLKK; translated from the coding sequence ATGAACTCTATATCATGCCCATATGGGTATAGGCCCTATCCAGGGCCTTCGATCAATGCTTTGAATCCATGTTTCTTAGCACTATGTTCGAGTGTACAATCAGTCTTTTTTATTATGGTTGGTTTTATTCAGTTAGTCAAACTATTTAGAACTAGAAAATGTCCTCCTGACGTGCATTTTGGGAtgttcaaatttagaaaactCTCCCGTCGGCATATATTGCATTTATCATCTATCTGTTTCCAGATCACGTTAGTTTTGCTTCAACTCTTCGAAGTGCTTTATTCTGAGTCCTATCCACCTATTATAGTATGGGCCTTGAGTTTGAAGTTCTTATTTACGCTCTGTGTTTCACTTCCTACACAGTATCtagaatattttaaaagtATATGTTCTATCGGAAATCAGTTGTTCTACTATTTCATAGAAATCTTTTTCCTGCTTTTCCAAGTTGTTCAGAGATCTGCTCACAATCCAGATGATCGTTTCAATGTCATTAAGGGTAATGTTGGTCAAGTGACGGACATCCTACTCTTACTTAATACTGCAggtatttttctttatgaTGTAGCCTTTTATGAATCAGCCCCAGAAATTAGATGTTATTATGAGAAGAACAACTGGTATCCAGAAGTTCACATTTTTGCCAACTTAACCTATACCTGGatgaataaattgattgTAGAAACATACAACAATGGGAAACTAAAAGATCCAGAAAACCTACCGTTACCACCTATAGATCTAGACATTCGCTCAATCAGCGATAATTTCCAGTCCAAATGGgagaatgaaaaatggaatGGCTCAAGTTCCTTATTGAAGGCAATACTAAAAACCTTCGGCTTAACAATGCTTGGTGCCATGTTTTTCGAGACAATTAAAGATTTATTATCTATCGTTGAAGCCCAGCTTCTAAGGCTTTTTATTATGTGTTTCAATACTGATGCCAGTCTATATTACCCTGTATTGCATGGTGTCTTCATAGCTGTAGCGCTTTTCTTAACTAGTGTCGTCTCAACAATGTTGAATAACCGTTTCtacatcattattttccaGGCTGGTTTGGGTATAAGAGGGTCGTTGATGACATTGGTCTACAAAAAGGCCCTGAACCTTTCTTTAGCAGCAAGGCAAGACTTTTCTACAGGTGATATTATCAACTTCAGCTCCGTTGATGTCCTGAGGATTCaaagattctttgaaaattctcaAACAATTATTGGAGCTCCAATCCAAATTGTCGTAGTTCTGTTTTCTCTTTACTTTTTGTTAGGTAATGCCATAATTGCTGGACTTGTTATGATGGTCATCATGTTGCCAGTCAATTCTTACCTATCTAAAAAGGTCAAGACTTTGACAAAAACTCAAATGAAATACAAGGATGCAAGAATAAAAACTATAacagaaattttaaattccATGAAGTCTATAAAATTGTATGCATGGGAAAAGCCAATGATGCAAAAGTTGGATCATGTTCGTAACGACTTAGAAATAGGGAACCTCAAAAAGATTGGTATTGCAAGTAATCTGATTTATTTTGCATGGAATTGTGTCCCACTACTTGTAACATGTTCCACATTTGGTATATTCACCCTCATTAGTGACGAGCCTTTGACCCCAGAATTGGTATTTCCAGCCCTATCtttatttaatattttaaatgaGGCCATCTATGCCATACCATCTACGATTAACACCATGATTGAAGTAACGGTTTCATTGAATAgattaaagaaatttttactGAGTGAAGAACTTGACCGCTCTTTCATCGAGCAAACTGGGAAGCCAGCGAATGAATATATTCCTGCTGTTGAGATAGAAAATGCCACTTTCTTGTGGAAATCACAGGCACAACTAATCAattcagaaaatgatgacAGTGAAGCCAATATTGAAACCACACAAGTAGCATTAAAGAATATTGATCACTTCACTGCTTCGCCAAAATCGTTAACTTGCGTTATTGGTAAAGTTGGTTCCGGTAAAACTACACTATTGAAGGCTATTTTGGGCCAGCTTCCATGTATCAGCGGTTCTAAGGAAAGCATTTCCCCAAAATTATCTATCAGAGGTGAATCAATTGCCTATTGTCCTCAAGAGGCATGGATTATGAATGATactattaaagaaaatattttgtttggTCATAAGTTTGATGAAACTTATTACACTCTTACTGTTGCTGCTTGTGAGCTACTGGCtgattttgatattctGCCAGACGGTGATCAGACTTTAGTTGGTGAGAAGGGTATTTCGTTATCTGGTGGTCAGAAAGCACGTGTTTCGTTGGCAAGGGCTGTATATTCTCGGGctgatatttatttattggaTGACATTCTTTCTGCAGTCGATGCCGGTGTcagtaaaaaaattgttgaaaacGTTTTAGATAGTAATAGTGGTCTGCTCAGAAATAAGACAGTCATTCTGTCTACAAACACAGTGTCTGTCTTAAAACACTCCCAACTAATATATGCTTTGGAAAACGGTATTATTGTGGAACGTGGCAACTACAACGATATAATTGAGTCCGCAAATAGTGATGATGAGTCAAAAATCAGTGCTCTATTGAAGCAATTCGATGTCAGTCTGGCTAAGCGTGAAAGTTCTAATTTATCTCTAACTTCAAAATCCCAAACGGCTATCCCTCAAGACAGTACTACAAAGTCAGATTTAATCGAAGATGTGGACAATGAGATGAGCTCTCTTGAAGACGTTAGTTCAAGAAGAGCATCGCTAGCAACATTAAGACAACGTCCATTGATTAGGAAGAACAATCCAGAGAGAAAAACTAAGCTTGAGGCTGAAAAGACTGCTGTAGGAAGCGTTAAAATGTCCGTTTACATTACATATGCGAAAGCATGTGGTATAACCGGGGtatttttgttcttcatttttctaatattatCCAGAATATTTGATCTTTGTGAAACTTTTTGGTTGAAGCATTGGTCTGAGGTTAACAAAAATAGAGGTTCTAATGAAGATGTTTGGAAATTCGTTGCAGTCTATGCCTTGATTGGTCTTGGTTCCGCTGCATTCAACATTTTTAGAACCATTATTATGCTACTTTATTGCTCTATTAGGGGTTCCAAGACTCTTCATGATAGCATGGCTAAGGCAATTATACGTAGTCCTGTGCAATTTTTTGAGACCACTCCAATTGGTCGTGTAATCAATCGATTTTCGTCTGATATAGATTCTGTTGATGTGAACCTACAGAatgttttttcaatttttttcagatcGATATTAGACTATATCCTTACTGTGATATTGGTGAGCGTTGCAATGCCTTGGTTTCTATTATTTAATGcattgataatgataatctATTTCTACTATGAGAAGCTTTATATTGTGCAATCTAGAGAATTAAAGAGATTGACAAGTATTGCTTACTCGCcaattatttctttgatgAGTGAAACTTTAGGAGGACAAATGGTGATTTCCGCCTATAATCATTCTAAGATGTTCAAATTTATGAACATTGAAAGGGTCCAATATAACTTGAATGTTTTATTTACATTCAGATCTACCAACAGATGGCTTTCTATTCGTCTCCAGTCTATCGGTGCATTTATCATTTTATGTACTGGATTGTTGGCACTTACAACTCTGCGTACATCGAGTCCAATTGGTTCTGGTTTGATTGGTCTATTGATGAGTTATGTTTTGCAGGTCACCTCGGCTTTGACATGGATTGTTAGATCGACCGTTCAAATTGAAACTAATATTGTGTCAGTTGAGAGAATTTTAGAATACTGTCACTTGCCTCCTGAGGCAGAAGATATAATTGATTCTAATAGGGTTGAAAGGGATTGGCCTCAAAGAGGTTCCATCGAGTTCAAGAACTACACCACTACATACAGAGCTAACTTAAGCCCGGTTCTAAAGAATATCTCAGTAACAATAAACCCCTCCGAAAAGGTTGGTATAGTTGGTAGGACGGGTGCTGGTAAATCTACTTTATCTTTAGCATTATTCAGAATTCTGGAAGCCGCTGAAGGGACGATTTTTATCGATGGTGTTGATATTTCGCGTATTGGTCTTACAGATTTGAGAGGAAACATGGCAATTATACCGCAAGATGCGCAAGCTTTCGAGGGCACCGTGAGGTCGAATTTGGACCCATTCCAGAAGCACACTGATGTTGAACTGTGGAACGTTATAGAATTATCTCACCTAAAGCCCCATGTTCTAAGAATGgctgaagatgataatttGAGTGGAAACTTGAGTGGTTTGGACGCTAAgatcaatgaaaatggttCCAACCTATCTGTGGGCCAAAGACAGCTATTGTGTCTAGCAAGAGCCTTGCTGAATCAATCAAAAGTTCTGGTTTTAGATGAAGCCACTGCTGCTGTCGATGTTGAAACCgataaaattattcaagagACAATTAGAACACAATTCAAGGATAGAACTATTTTAACCATCGCTCATAGGCTAGATACAATTATggataatgataaaatccTCGTTTTGGATGCAGGTGGGgttaaagaatttgattcaCCCAAAAATTTACTTTCAGATGAAAGCACACTTTTCTATCAGTTATGTGACAAAGGTAACTATCTAAAGAAGTAA
- the RTS3 gene encoding Rts3p (similar to Saccharomyces cerevisiae RTS3 (YGR161C); ancestral locus Anc_4.59) — MSDTSSSTNTSQIPERKPQLKKRKSSSFSSNKTHLTPHSSVTTTQRRYSREEIINKMENEQDAIVVRLLREINDLKKERNMLRNQLSKFTNVPARTNVVEDDFAVIDDNDTYTHQSFDPSIAINTPSNSRRASSSTSNSIYPVETPMFKQPHSSAAEHLLPSNFRTSENNRRRRRTSNNMDMNRRHSLLNQASMK, encoded by the coding sequence ATGAGTGATACTAGTAGTAGCACTAATACATCACAAATCCCAGAACGCAAGCCacaattgaagaagaggaagtCGTCAAGTTTTTCAAGCAACAAAACTCATTTAACGCCACATTCTTCCGTAACGACGACACAGAGACGCTATTCtagagaagaaataataaataaaatggaaaatgaaCAAGATGCTATAGTGGTCAGGCTTCTAAGAGAAATTAATGATCTCAAAAAGGAGAGAAATATGTTAAGGAACCAACTAAGTAAATTCACAAATGTACCAGCAAGAACAAACGTTGTTGAAGACGATTTCGCGGtaattgatgataatgatacCTACACACATCAATCATTTGATCCATCTATTGCCATAAATACTCCAAGTAACTCCCGAAGGGCTAGTTCTTCTACTTCAAACTCAATATACCCAGTAGAAACTCCAATGTTCAAACAGCCACATTCTAGTGCAGCTGAGCATTTACTTCCAAGTAATTTCCGTACGAGTGAAAATAAcaggaggaggaggagaACTTCTAATAATATGGACATGAACCGCAGGCATTCTCTCCTGAATCAGGcttcaatgaaatga
- the KAFR0I01310 gene encoding uncharacterized protein (similar to Saccharomyces cerevisiae ACO1 (YLR304C); ancestral locus Anc_4.51) gives MLSVRTTTFFKGPIGKRSLATVTNNLNRNSKVNQNLLEDFSFINYRNDLQNVDIVRKRLGRPLTYAEKILYGHLDNPHEQDIQRGVSYLKLRPDRVACQDATAQMAILQFMSAGLPQVAKPVTVHCDHLIQAQVGGEKDLKRAIDLNKEVFDFLASSTAKYNMGFWKPGSGIIHQIILENYAFPGALIIGTDSHTPNAGGLGQLAIGVGGADAVDVMSDLPWELKAPKILGVKLTGKMNGWTSPKDIILKLAGITTVKGGTGKIVEYFGEGCNTFSATGMGTICNMGAEIGATTSVFPFNQPMIEYLKATRREKIADFAKLYQKDLLSADEGCEYDEVIEIDLSTLEPYVNGPFTPDLATPISKLKDVATENNWPLDIRVGLIGSCTNSSYEDMSRSASIIKDAADHGLKAKTLFTVTPGSEQIRATIERDGQLQTFKDFGGIVLANACGPCIGQWDRQDIKKGEKNTIVSSYNRNFTSRNDGNPETHAFVASPELVTAFAIAGDLRFNPITDSLKDKDGNEFMLKPPFGVGLPERGYDPGENTYQAPPKERASVEVLVAPTSDRLQLLEPFKPWDGKDALNMPILIKSLGKTTTDHISMAGPWLKYRGHLENISNNYMIGAINAENKKANNVKNVYTGAYKGVPDTARDYRDEGIKWVVIGDENFGEGSSREHAALEPRFLGGFAIITKSFARIHETNLKKQGMLPLNFKDVADYDKINPDDKIDIVGLKDLTPGKNLKMIVHPKDGEAWDCELTHTFNSEQIEWFKAGSALNKIRNDKAKK, from the coding sequence ATGTTATCTGTACGTACTACTACCTTTTTTAAAGGACCCATCGGTAAACGTTCACTGGCCACAGTCACAAATAATCTAAAtagaaattcaaaagttaaccaaaatttattggaaGATTTCTCATTCATAAATTATAGAAatgatttacaaaatgtAGATATTGTCAGGAAAAGATTAGGAAGACCTTTAACTTATGCAGAAAAGATTCTTTATGGACATCTAGATAATCCTCATGAACAAGATATTCAGCGTGGTGTGTCATATTTGAAGTTAAGGCCGGATAGAGTCGCTTGTCAAGATGCTACAGCTCAAATGGCTATATTACAATTTATGTCTGCAGGTTTACCTCAAGTAGCAAAACCAGTAACGGTACATTGTGACCATTTAATTCAAGCTCAAGTAGGAGGTGAGAAGGATTTGAAGAGAGCCATTGACCTAAATAAAGAAGTTTTCGATTTCCTAGCTTCTTCAACtgcaaaatataatatggGTTTCTGGAAGCCAGGTTCTGGTATcattcatcaaattatattagaaaattatGCGTTCCCAGGTGCTTTAATAATTGGTACTGACTCTCATACTCCAAATGCTGGTGGTTTGGGTCAATTAGCCATCGGGGTAGGTGGTGCCGATGCTGTCGATGTAATGTCTGATTTACCTTGGGAATTGAAAGCTCCAAAAATCCTTGGTGTCAAGTTGACTGGTAAAATGAACGGTTGGACCTCCCCAAAGGATATTATCTTAAAATTGGCAGGTATCACAACAGTTAAAGGTGGTACCGGTAAAATTGTGGAATATTTCGGTGAAGGTTGTAACACTTTCTCTGCTACCGGTATGGGTACAATTTGTAATATGGGTGCAGAAATTGGTGCAACAACATCCGTATTCCCATTCAATCAACCAATGATCGAATACCTAAAAGCTACACGTCGTGAGAAAATTGCAGATTTTGCCAAATTGTATCaaaaagatttattatCCGCTGATGAAGGTTGTGAATATGATGAAGTCATTGAAATCGATTTAAGTACTTTGGAACCTTATGTCAATGGTCCATTTACTCCAGATTTAGCCACACCTATCTCTAAATTAAAGGACGTCGCCACAGAAAATAATTGGCCATTGGATATCAGAGTGGGTCTAATTGGTTCTTGTACTAATTCTTCTTATGAAGATATGTCACGTTCTGCATCCATCATTAAAGACGCTGCAGATCATGGTTTGAAAGCAAAGACTTTATTCACCGTGACTCCAGGTTCAGAACAAATTAGAGCTACAATAGAACGTGACGGTCAATTAcaaactttcaaagattttggaGGTATTGTATTGGCTAACGCATGTGGACCTTGTATTGGCCAATGGGATCGTCAAGATATTAAGAAAGGTGAAAAGAATACCATTGTTTCTTCATATAACAGAAATTTCACCTCAAGAAATGATGGTAATCCTGAGACGCATGCCTTTGTAGCTTCACCAGAATTAGTGACAGCCTTTGCCATTGCTGGTGACCTTAGATTTAATCCAATTACAGATTCACTAAAAGATAAAGATGGTAACGAATTCATGCTAAAGCCACCATTTGGTGTTGGGTTACCGGAACGTGGTTATGATCCAGGTGAAAATACTTATCAAGCACCACCAAAGGAACGTGCTTCTGTAGAAGTTCTTGTAGCTCCAACTTCTGATCGTTTACAATTGTTGGAACCTTTTAAACCTTGGGATGGTAAAGATGCTCTGAATATGCCTATCTTAATTAAGTCACTAGGTAAGACAACAACTGATCACATTTCTATGGCCGGTCCATGGTTGAAATATAGAGGTCATTTGGAGAATATCTCTAATAATTATATGATTGGTGCCATTAATGCAGAAAACAAAAAGGCAAATAATGTGAAGAATGTTTATACTGGTGCCTATAAGGGTGTTCCTGATACTGCAAGGGACTATAGAGACGAAGGAATTAAATGGGTCGTTATCggtgatgaaaattttggtgaaGGTTCATCTCGTGAACATGCAGCTTTAGAACCAAGATTCTTAGGTGGATTTGCTATTATTACTAAATCATTTGCACGTATTCATGAAACTAACTTAAAGAAGCAAGGTATGTTACCTTTGAACTTCAAAGATGTTGCAGATTATGATAAAATCAACCCagatgataaaattgatattgttgGTCTAAAAGATCTTACACCTGgtaaaaatttaaagatgatCGTACATCCCAAGGATGGAGAAGCCTGGGATTGTGAATTAACTCATACGTTCAATTCTGAACAGATTGAATGGTTTAAGGCTGGCTCCGCCTTGAACAAAATTAGAAATGATAAAGctaaaaaataa
- the GTR2 gene encoding Gtr2p (similar to Saccharomyces cerevisiae GTR2 (YGR163W); ancestral locus Anc_4.54): MSTEEDSASKAMILLMGLRRCGKSSICKVVFHNMQPLDTLYLESTSSPSMEHFSTLIDLAVMELPGQLNYFEPSYDSERLFKSVGALVYVIDSQDEYMNAITNLAVIIEYAYRVNPSINIEVLIHKVDGLSEDYKVDVQRDIMQRTGEELLELGLDGVQVSFYLTSIFDHSIYEAFSRIVQKLIPEITYLENMLDNLIQHSKIEKAFLFDINSKIYVSTDSNPVDIQTYEVCAEFVDVTLDLFDLYKTPNENNDQAVTRKANRERPRELKNIAELENGVTIYFRQMIRGLALVALIRTNGSDKDSCLTIMDYNVDIFEKGLEEIWANSANKQQALSLE, from the coding sequence atgagtactgaagaagattcaGCTTCGAAAGCAATGATCCTATTGATGGGTCTAAGAAGATGTGGTAAATCCTCAATTTGTAAAGTTGTTTTTCATAATATGCAGCCTTTGGATACCTTATATCTCGAATCTACCTCTAGTCCTTCCATGGAACACTTTTCGACGTTGATTGACCTTGCAGTAATGGAACTTCCAGGTCAATTAAATTACTTCGAGCCAAGTTATGATTCAGAGAGGCTCTTCAAAAGTGTAGGTGCTTTAGTTTATGTCATTGATTCCCAAGATGAATATATGAATGCTATCACTAATCTAGCTGTAATTATCGAATATGCCTACAGGGTAAATCCATCTATTAATATCGAAGTTTTGATTCATAAGGTTGATGGGTTGAGTGAAGATTACAAAGTAGATGTCCAAAGAGATATCATGCAACGTACAGGAGAAGAACTTCTAGAACTGGGTTTAGATGGTGTACAAGTATCATTCTATCTCACTTCCATTTTTGATCATTCTATTTATGAAGCATTCTCAAGAATAGTGCAGAAGTTGATTCCAGAGATAACTTATCTAGAAAATATGCTAGACAATTTGATCCAGCATTcgaaaattgaaaaagcatTTCTGTTCGACATTAACTCTAAGATATATGTCTCAACAGATTCTAATCCTGTGGACATTCAGACCTACGAGGTTTGCGCTGAATTTGTGGATGTAACCTTGGATTTGTTCGACTTATACAAGACACctaatgaaaataatgatcaAGCTGTTACGAGAAAAGCCAATAGGGAACGTCCTCGTGAATTAAAGAATATTGCAGAACTAGAAAATGGTGTAACCATTTACTTCAGACAAATGATTCGCGGCTTGGCTTTAGTAGCATTGATAAGAACAAACGGTTCCGACAAGGATAGCTGCTTGACTATTATGGACTACAATGTAGATATCTTTGAGAAAGGTTTAGAAGAGATATGGGCGAATTCTGCTAATAAACAACAAGCTCTATCCTTAGAATAA
- the TIF4631 gene encoding translation initiation factor eIF4G (similar to Saccharomyces cerevisiae TIF4632 (YGL049C) and TIF4631 (YGR162W); ancestral locus Anc_4.56) has translation MLEAEAKREAEEKARKEEEEKARLEAEEKAKLEAEEKARLEDKEKARLEAEEKAKQEDASANQEPDGKKVMTFAERMKLKKLQKAKESSEKKESSPAEIPASSNVPTTSELLETPKEETNEVQEEEDSTFVAEEQTKKIAEEEEEIEQASKEEEEVEEEQQNLAETQQDEEVVEAEGVTVSEILQKLNEVQAIENIYDFKYPESFEAPDIRYKKEHIKYTYGPTFLLQFKDNFKAVPDAAWVQSTASKIVIPPGMSRSNRSRDSGKFGGRGDFRSDSNRSDRSRNSSRRSRRDDRRSNRSYRRDRDRSERGEKKDEKAEEKPKEEVAPLVPSANRWVPRSRAKKVETKFAPDGVTELYEKEEVERKMKSLLNKLTLEKFDSISSEILAIANLSKWEQDGVTLKTVIEQIFLKACDEPHWSSMYAQLCGKVVKDLDTEIADESNEGKTGPKLVLHYLVIRCQTEFQKGWTDKLPTNEDGTPLEPEMMSDEYYQAAAAKRRGLGLVRFIGYLYRLHLLTGKMMFECFRKLMKEMTGNPSEEILESVVELLETVGEQFENDRFSAGAGTLEGSALLDSLFSLVQNIVDSGEITNRVKFKLLDVKELREEKGWSSNKKDNGPKTIQQIHEEEERQRSLKRESSRSSSKRSNRGSRRDKERDREPSTVKDKDNFVTTRSFSQRSQQKAPVKEEPTPAAPAASNMFSALMDNSDDEE, from the coding sequence atgttagAAGCTGAAGCTAAGAGAGAAGCTGAAGAGAAAGCTAGAAAggaggaggaagaaaagGCAAGATTAGaagctgaagaaaaggCAAAATTAgaagctgaagaaaaagcaagattagaagataaagaaaaagcaaGATTAGAAGCTGAAGAGAAGGCTAAGCAAGAAGATGCTTCTGCTAATCAAGAACCTGATGGTAAAAAGGTGATGACTTTTGCTGAACgtatgaaattaaaaaaattacaaaaagcTAAAGAATCttctgaaaagaaagaatcaTCACCAGCTGAAATTCCTGCTTCTTCTAATGTACCAACTACATCTGAACTTCTAGAAACtccaaaagaagaaactaaCGAAgttcaagaagaagaagattctaCCTTTGTAGCAGAAGAACAAACCAAAAAGATTGcggaagaagaagaagaaattgaacaagcttccaaagaagaagaagaagtagaAGAAGAGCAACAAAATTTAGCTGAAACTCAACAAGATGAAGAGGTAGTAGAAGCTGAAGGAGTCACAGTTTCTGAAATcttacaaaaattaaacgAAGTTCaagcaattgaaaatatatatgacTTCAAATATCCAGAAAGTTTCGAAGCTCCAGACATAAGGTATAAGAAAGAGCACATCAAATACACTTATGGTCCAACTTTCTTATTACAATTCAAGGATAATTTCAAGGCTGTTCCAGATGCCGCTTGGGTTCAAAGTACTGCATCTAAAATTGTTATCCCACCTGGAATGAGCAGATCAAACAGATCTAGAGACTCTGGTAAATTTGGCGGTCGTGGTGATTTCAGAAGCGATTCCAACAGAAGTGACAGATCCAGAAATTCCTCCAGAAGATCAAGAAGAGATGACCGTAGATCTAACAGATCCTACAGAAGAGATCGTGACAGATCAGAAAGAGGTGAAAAGAAGGATGAAAAAGCCGAAGAAAAACCAAAGGAAGAAGTTGCTCCATTGGTTCCAAGCGCTAACAGATGGGTACCAAGATCTAGGGCTAAGAAGGTTGAAACGAAATTTGCTCCAGATGGTGTGACCGAATTGTACGAAAAGGAAGAAGTCgaaagaaagatgaaatcTTTGTTAAACAAATTGACTTTAGAAAAGTTCGACTCCATTAGTAGTGAAATTTTAGCTATTGCCAATTTATCTAAATGGGAACAGGATGGTGTCACGTTAAAAACCGTTATTGAacaaatattcttgaaagCTTGTGATGAACCTCATTGGTCTTCTATGTACGCACAACTTTGTGGCAAGGTCGTTAAAGATTTGGATACTGAAATTGCTGATGAAAGTAATGAAGGTAAGACTGGTCCAAAATTAGTTTTACACTATTTGGTTATCAGATGTCAAActgaatttcaaaaggGTTGGACTGACAAGTTACCTACAAATGAAGATGGTACGCCTTTGGAACCAGAGATGATGTCAGACGAATACTATCAAGCTGCTGCTGCCAAGAGAAGAGGTCTAGGTTTAGTTCGTTTTATTGGTTACTTATACCGTTTACACTTACTAACTGGTAAGATGATGTTCGAATGTTTCCGTAAATTGATGAAGGAAATGACTGGTAACCCATCTGAAGAAATCTTAGAATCCGTTGTTGAATTACTAGAAACTGTCGGTGAACAATTTGAGAATGATAGATTCAGTGCTGGTGCTGGAACCTTAGAAGGTTCTGCCTTACTTGATAGTTTATTCTCACTTGtacaaaatattgttgATTCGGGTGAAATAACGAACAGAGTCAAATTCAAGTTACTTGATGTGAAAGAattaagagaagaaaagggCTGGTCTAGtaataaaaaagataacGGTCCAAAGACTATCCAACAAATTcatgaggaagaagaaagacaaCGTTCGTTAAAGAGAGAAAGCTCAAGATCTAGCTCTAAACGTTCAAACAGAGGATCAAGAAGagataaagaaagagaCAGAGAACCTTCTACGGTCAAAGATAAGGATAACTTTGTTACCACCAGATCTTTCTCCCAAAGAAGTCAACAAAAGGCCCCAGTTAAGGAAGAGCCAACTCCAGCTGCTCCAGCTGCCAGTAACATGTTTAGTGCATTAATGGACAATAGTGACGATGAAGAATAG